Proteins encoded in a region of the Streptomyces violaceoruber genome:
- a CDS encoding CHAD domain-containing protein, with product MGYLRAQATEFLRALRRHRESGPGTGTGTGTAAGANGALGEPGRAAQPGDDVDAARALRRAARRISGTLHTFQPLLDAGWAEEMRPELAWLSGTLALEHAYASRLERLLQALHRLSGSTAFPAPRPVGRAATATTTSVPPAAPPTHPASANRGNLTVGAAKAGALLDRQLTLARTRAHSTALQALGSSRFHAVADKVALLASEVPLSSAGRRSATPAPGAAPVDLRPLATAARERLTDAVAALPLVTAGSPYNAEALVHGLSPDPAPHPQDTPWHQVRLLLRLHRYALEALAGADPRTDGTAGPPDDSVDVRLLAAGEALDRHRDASEAAAAAAQAARTPRIAPATAYALGVLHADQRHEVEAARYAFQHSWRKEPIRLP from the coding sequence GTGGGCTACCTGCGCGCCCAGGCCACCGAGTTCCTGCGCGCCCTGCGCCGCCACCGGGAGTCGGGGCCGGGCACGGGCACCGGCACGGGCACGGCGGCGGGCGCGAACGGTGCCCTCGGCGAACCGGGCCGGGCGGCCCAGCCCGGGGACGACGTGGACGCGGCCCGCGCCCTGCGCCGCGCGGCCCGCCGCATCAGCGGCACCCTGCACACCTTCCAGCCGCTGCTGGACGCCGGCTGGGCGGAGGAGATGCGCCCCGAGCTGGCCTGGCTGTCCGGCACGCTGGCCCTGGAGCACGCGTACGCGTCCCGTCTGGAGCGCCTGCTCCAGGCCCTGCACCGGCTCTCCGGTTCGACGGCGTTCCCGGCCCCGCGCCCAGTGGGCCGAGCCGCCACCGCCACCACCACGTCCGTGCCACCCGCCGCACCCCCCACCCACCCGGCGTCCGCGAACCGCGGCAACCTCACGGTGGGCGCGGCCAAGGCGGGCGCGCTGCTCGACCGGCAGCTGACCCTGGCCCGCACCCGGGCGCACTCCACCGCCCTCCAGGCCCTGGGCAGCAGCCGCTTCCACGCCGTCGCCGACAAGGTCGCCTTACTGGCCAGCGAAGTCCCCCTGAGCAGCGCCGGACGCAGATCCGCCACCCCCGCCCCCGGCGCCGCGCCCGTCGACCTCCGCCCGCTGGCCACCGCCGCGCGGGAGCGCCTCACGGACGCCGTGGCCGCCCTCCCCCTGGTCACCGCGGGCAGTCCGTACAACGCCGAGGCGCTGGTCCACGGGCTCTCCCCGGACCCCGCCCCGCACCCCCAGGACACCCCGTGGCACCAGGTCCGACTGCTGCTGCGCCTGCACCGCTACGCCCTGGAGGCGCTGGCCGGCGCGGACCCCCGGACCGACGGGACAGCCGGGCCCCCCGACGACTCGGTGGACGTACGTCTCCTGGCCGCCGGCGAGGCCCTCGACCGGCACCGCGACGCCTCCGAGGCCGCCGCGGCCGCCGCCCAGGCCGCGCGTACCCCGCGCATCGCCCCGGCCACGGCGTACGCGCTCGGCGTGCTCCACGCCGACCAGCGGCATGAGGTGGAGGCCGCGCGGTACGCGTTCCAGCACAGCTGGCGCAAGGAACCGATCAGGCTGCCGTAG
- a CDS encoding NUDIX hydrolase, translated as MSPADDDTTVRAAGCVLWRPAPQAAPRGRELCLVHRPKYDDWSHPKGKLKPGEDPLAGALREVAEETGYAAVPGAELTTVRYLANGRPKEVRYWAAAAGTGAFAPSDEVDRILWLAPEAARARLTQPRDRALVDELLTTRLP; from the coding sequence GTGAGCCCCGCAGACGACGACACCACGGTCCGCGCGGCCGGCTGCGTACTGTGGCGTCCCGCGCCCCAGGCGGCCCCCCGCGGCCGGGAGCTGTGCCTCGTGCACCGCCCGAAGTACGACGACTGGTCGCACCCGAAGGGCAAGCTCAAGCCGGGCGAGGACCCGCTCGCGGGCGCCCTGCGCGAGGTCGCGGAGGAGACGGGGTACGCCGCCGTGCCGGGCGCAGAGCTGACCACCGTGCGCTACCTCGCGAACGGCCGCCCCAAGGAGGTCCGCTACTGGGCCGCGGCGGCCGGCACCGGCGCCTTCGCCCCCTCGGACGAGGTCGACCGCATCCTGTGGCTGGCCCCCGAGGCGGCCCGCGCCCGTCTCACCCAGCCCCGGGACCGGGCCCTCGTCGACGAGCTGCTCACCACCCGTCTTCCCTGA
- the pstS gene encoding phosphate ABC transporter substrate-binding protein PstS: protein MKLQRMNRRALALGALAVSGALALTACGSDDTGGNSGSDSSSAAANSNIKCDDAKGQLQASGSSAQKNAIDAWVKQYVAACNGVQINYNPTGSGAGITAFTQGQTAFAGSDSALKPDEIEASKKVCKDGQAIDLPMVGGPIAVGFNVTGVDSLVLDAPTMAKIFDSKITNWNDEAIKKLNPDAKLPDLKIQAFHRSDESGTTDNFTKYLKAAAPDDWKYEGGKSWEAKGGQSAQGSSGLAGQVKQTPGAISYFELSYAKDGIKTVDVKTAAAEPVKATVENATAAIGAAKVVGTGKDLALELDYTPDAAGAYPLVLVTYEIACDKGNKADTLPATKSFLNYMASEDGQGLLADAGYAPMPTEIITKVRETISGLS, encoded by the coding sequence GTGAAGCTTCAGCGCATGAACCGGCGGGCCCTCGCTCTCGGTGCTCTCGCCGTCTCCGGCGCCCTGGCCCTCACGGCGTGCGGCTCCGACGACACCGGCGGCAACAGCGGCAGCGACTCCAGCTCCGCCGCCGCCAACAGCAACATCAAGTGCGACGACGCCAAGGGCCAGCTCCAGGCCTCCGGCTCGTCCGCCCAGAAGAACGCCATCGACGCCTGGGTCAAGCAGTACGTCGCCGCCTGCAACGGCGTGCAGATCAACTACAACCCGACCGGTTCCGGCGCGGGCATCACCGCCTTCACGCAGGGCCAGACCGCGTTCGCCGGTTCGGACTCCGCGCTGAAGCCGGACGAGATCGAGGCCTCGAAGAAGGTCTGCAAGGACGGCCAGGCCATCGACCTGCCGATGGTCGGCGGCCCGATCGCGGTCGGCTTCAACGTCACCGGCGTCGACTCGCTCGTCCTGGACGCGCCGACCATGGCGAAGATCTTCGACAGCAAGATCACCAACTGGAACGACGAGGCGATCAAGAAGCTCAACCCCGACGCCAAGCTGCCCGACCTGAAGATCCAGGCCTTCCACCGCTCGGACGAGTCCGGCACCACGGACAACTTCACCAAGTACCTGAAGGCCGCCGCGCCCGACGACTGGAAGTACGAGGGCGGCAAGTCCTGGGAGGCCAAGGGCGGCCAGTCCGCGCAGGGCTCCTCCGGCCTGGCCGGCCAGGTGAAGCAGACCCCCGGCGCCATCTCGTACTTCGAACTGTCCTACGCCAAGGACGGCATCAAGACCGTCGACGTCAAGACCGCGGCCGCCGAGCCGGTCAAGGCCACCGTCGAGAACGCCACCGCCGCCATCGGCGCGGCCAAGGTCGTCGGCACCGGCAAGGACCTGGCGCTGGAGCTGGACTACACCCCGGACGCCGCCGGCGCCTACCCGCTGGTCCTGGTGACGTACGAGATCGCCTGCGACAAGGGCAACAAGGCGGACACCCTGCCCGCCACCAAGTCCTTCCTGAACTACATGGCCTCGGAGGACGGCCAGGGCCTGCTGGCGGACGCCGGCTACGCCCCGATGCCCACCGAGATCATCACCAAGGTCCGCGAGACCATCTCGGGCCTGAGCTGA
- the pstC gene encoding phosphate ABC transporter permease subunit PstC — protein MDITTDTQQPAPSRTPQPPAAEDTRAGRGVTRPGDRIFVGLSRGSGILVLVIMAAIAAFLTYRAVLAIGEDEANFFTSFEWNPTGSPPEFGIAVLAYGTVVSSIIAMAIAVPVSVGIALFITHYAPRKLGGLIGYVIDLLAAVPSIVYGLWGALVLVPHLNGLYGWLDEYLGWTGIFEWNGGAGRSLLTVGILLAIMILPIITNVSREVFRQVPRMHEEAALALGATRWEVIRMSVLPFGRSGVISASMLGLGRALGETMAVAMVLSPTFDITPSLLDPGGGTFAQNIASKFNEATQMGRDALIASGLVLFVITLLVNGGARMIIARRKEYSGANA, from the coding sequence ATGGACATAACAACGGACACCCAGCAGCCAGCCCCCTCCCGCACACCCCAGCCGCCCGCCGCCGAGGACACGCGCGCCGGCCGCGGCGTCACCCGCCCCGGCGACCGGATATTCGTCGGCCTCTCCCGCGGGTCCGGCATCCTCGTGCTGGTCATCATGGCCGCCATCGCGGCCTTCCTCACCTACCGCGCCGTTCTCGCCATCGGCGAGGACGAGGCGAACTTCTTCACCAGCTTCGAATGGAACCCGACCGGCAGCCCGCCGGAGTTCGGCATCGCGGTCCTGGCCTACGGCACCGTCGTGTCGTCGATCATCGCCATGGCCATCGCCGTCCCGGTCTCGGTCGGCATCGCGCTGTTCATCACGCACTACGCGCCGCGCAAGCTCGGCGGCCTGATCGGCTACGTGATCGACCTGCTGGCCGCCGTGCCCTCGATCGTCTACGGCCTGTGGGGCGCCCTCGTCCTGGTGCCGCACCTGAACGGCCTCTACGGCTGGCTCGACGAGTACCTCGGCTGGACCGGGATCTTCGAGTGGAACGGCGGCGCGGGCCGCTCGCTGCTCACCGTGGGCATCCTGCTGGCGATCATGATCCTGCCGATCATCACCAACGTCAGCCGTGAGGTCTTCCGGCAGGTCCCGCGCATGCACGAGGAGGCCGCCCTGGCCCTCGGCGCCACGCGCTGGGAGGTCATCCGGATGTCGGTGCTGCCCTTCGGCCGCTCCGGCGTCATCTCCGCCTCGATGCTCGGCCTCGGGCGCGCGCTCGGCGAGACGATGGCCGTGGCCATGGTGCTCTCCCCGACCTTCGACATCACCCCGAGCCTGCTCGACCCGGGCGGCGGCACCTTCGCCCAGAACATCGCCAGCAAGTTCAACGAGGCCACCCAGATGGGCCGCGACGCCCTGATCGCCTCCGGTCTGGTCCTGTTCGTCATCACCCTGCTGGTCAACGGCGGCGCCCGCATGATCATCGCCCGCCGCAAGGAGTACTCGGGGGCCAACGCATGA
- the pstA gene encoding phosphate ABC transporter permease PstA: MSHATLTPAPKNRSSLRAATLPKWFPWAVAAGSVLLGLGISTAAGLNSSIQWALIAAVLFVGGSYGISARVEGGRQAKDRVATSMVWVAFLLALIPLLSLIWETVKQGVKVLDGYFLTHSMGVVGDSEPGGGIYHAILGTLEQVGLATLFSVPVGVLTAIYLVEYGRGRLAKAVTFFVDVMTGVPSIVAGLFVLSLWVLILDMGPSGVAGSFALCILMIPVVVRSTEEMLKLVPNELREASLALGVPKWRTILKVVLPTSIGGIVTGVMLAVARITGETAPVLLLVWGTDFINANPFQDPQESLPMYIYLQYGAGSDAAYDRAWAAALTLIAFIMILNLAARGVARWKAPKTGR; encoded by the coding sequence ATGAGCCACGCAACCCTGACCCCCGCCCCCAAGAACCGCAGCTCCCTGCGCGCCGCCACCCTGCCCAAGTGGTTCCCCTGGGCGGTCGCGGCCGGCTCGGTCCTCCTCGGCCTCGGCATCAGCACCGCCGCCGGGCTGAACAGCAGCATCCAGTGGGCCCTGATCGCCGCGGTCCTCTTCGTCGGCGGTTCGTACGGCATCTCGGCGCGCGTCGAGGGCGGCCGGCAGGCCAAGGACCGGGTCGCGACCAGCATGGTCTGGGTCGCCTTCCTGCTGGCCCTGATCCCGCTGCTCTCCCTCATCTGGGAGACCGTGAAGCAGGGCGTGAAGGTCCTCGACGGCTACTTCCTGACCCACTCGATGGGCGTGGTCGGCGACAGCGAGCCCGGCGGCGGCATCTACCACGCCATCCTCGGCACCCTGGAGCAGGTCGGCCTCGCCACGCTGTTCTCCGTGCCGGTCGGCGTGCTCACCGCGATCTACCTGGTCGAGTACGGCCGCGGCCGGCTCGCCAAGGCCGTCACCTTCTTCGTGGACGTCATGACGGGCGTCCCGTCCATCGTCGCGGGCCTGTTCGTGCTCAGCCTGTGGGTGCTGATCCTGGACATGGGACCGTCCGGCGTCGCGGGCTCCTTCGCCCTGTGCATCCTGATGATCCCGGTGGTCGTCCGCTCCACCGAGGAGATGCTCAAGCTCGTCCCGAACGAGCTGCGCGAGGCGTCCCTCGCCCTGGGCGTGCCGAAGTGGCGCACGATCCTCAAGGTGGTCCTGCCGACCTCGATCGGCGGCATCGTCACCGGCGTCATGCTGGCCGTCGCCCGCATCACCGGCGAGACGGCCCCCGTACTGCTGCTGGTCTGGGGCACCGACTTCATCAACGCGAATCCCTTCCAGGATCCGCAGGAGTCGCTGCCGATGTACATCTACCTCCAGTACGGCGCGGGCTCCGACGCGGCCTACGACCGTGCCTGGGCGGCGGCCCTGACGCTGATCGCCTTCATCATGATCCTCAACCTCGCGGCCCGCGGCGTCGCCCGCTGGAAGGCCCCGAAGACGGGTCGCTGA
- the pstB gene encoding phosphate ABC transporter ATP-binding protein PstB has product MAKRIDVSGLNAYYGSFLAIEDISMTVEPRSVTAFIGPSGCGKSTFLRTLNRMHEVTPGGRVDGKVMLDDENLYGAGIDPVAVRREVGMVFQRPNPFPTMSVYDNVAAGLRLNGKYKKSQLDDVVEKSLRGANLWNEVKDRLNKPGSGLSGGQQQRLCIARAIAVEPNVLLMDEPCSALDPISTLAIEDLIGELKERFTIVIVTHNMQQAARVSDRTAFFNLAAVGQPGKLIEIDETERIFSNPSVQATEDYISGRFG; this is encoded by the coding sequence ATGGCCAAGCGCATAGATGTCAGCGGCCTCAACGCCTACTACGGCTCCTTCCTGGCCATCGAGGACATCTCGATGACCGTCGAGCCCCGCTCCGTGACGGCCTTCATCGGCCCCTCCGGCTGCGGCAAGTCCACCTTCCTGCGCACGCTCAACCGCATGCACGAGGTCACCCCGGGCGGCCGCGTCGACGGCAAGGTGATGCTCGACGACGAGAACCTCTACGGCGCGGGCATCGACCCGGTGGCCGTGCGCCGCGAGGTCGGCATGGTCTTCCAGCGCCCGAACCCGTTCCCCACGATGTCGGTGTACGACAACGTGGCGGCGGGCCTGCGCCTGAACGGCAAGTACAAGAAGTCCCAGCTGGACGACGTCGTCGAGAAGTCGCTGCGCGGCGCCAACCTCTGGAACGAGGTCAAGGACCGTCTGAACAAGCCGGGCTCCGGCCTCTCCGGCGGCCAGCAGCAGCGCCTGTGCATCGCCCGCGCGATCGCGGTCGAGCCCAACGTGCTCCTGATGGACGAGCCCTGCTCCGCCCTCGACCCGATCTCCACCCTCGCCATCGAGGACCTGATCGGCGAGCTGAAGGAGCGCTTCACGATCGTCATCGTGACGCACAACATGCAGCAGGCGGCGCGCGTCTCGGACCGTACGGCGTTCTTCAACCTGGCGGCGGTCGGCCAGCCCGGCAAGCTGATCGAGATCGACGAGACGGAGCGCATCTTCTCCAACCCGTCGGTCCAGGCCACGGAGGACTACATCTCCGGCCGCTTCGGCTAG
- the pitH gene encoding low-affinity phosphate transporter PitH: protein MDTFALVVTIGVALFFTYTNGFHDSANAIATSVSTRALTPRAALAMAAVMNLAGAFMGSGVAKTVSEGVIETPEGSKGMGILFAALVGAIVWNLITWYFGLPSSSSHALFGGMVGAALAGSTTVYWHGVVDKIVIPMFVSPVIGLLAGYLVMTAIMWIFRRANPHKAKRGFRIAQTVSAAGMALGHGLQDAQKTMGIVVMALVIADVEDYGDPIPVWVKLACALMLSLGTYAGGWRIMRTLGRKIIELDPPQGFAAETTGASIMFGSAFIFHAPISTTHVITSAIMGVGATKRVNAVRWGVAKNIIMGWFITMPAAAVVAAVSFWIVNLAVL, encoded by the coding sequence ATGGACACCTTTGCTCTGGTCGTGACCATCGGGGTCGCGCTCTTCTTCACGTACACCAACGGTTTCCACGATTCGGCCAACGCGATCGCCACCTCCGTGTCGACGCGCGCGCTGACGCCGCGGGCGGCGCTCGCCATGGCCGCGGTGATGAACCTGGCCGGCGCGTTCATGGGATCCGGGGTCGCCAAGACCGTCAGCGAGGGGGTCATCGAGACCCCCGAGGGTTCGAAGGGGATGGGGATCCTCTTCGCGGCGCTCGTGGGCGCCATCGTCTGGAACCTCATCACCTGGTACTTCGGGCTGCCCTCGTCCTCGTCGCACGCGCTGTTCGGCGGCATGGTCGGCGCCGCGCTGGCCGGGAGTACGACCGTGTACTGGCACGGGGTCGTCGACAAGATCGTCATCCCCATGTTCGTGTCGCCGGTGATCGGCCTGCTCGCCGGTTACCTGGTGATGACCGCGATCATGTGGATCTTCCGGCGGGCCAACCCGCACAAGGCGAAGCGCGGCTTCCGCATCGCGCAGACCGTGTCGGCGGCGGGCATGGCGCTGGGGCACGGCCTGCAGGACGCGCAGAAGACGATGGGCATCGTGGTGATGGCACTGGTCATCGCCGACGTCGAGGACTACGGCGACCCGATCCCGGTGTGGGTGAAGCTCGCCTGTGCGCTGATGCTGTCGCTCGGGACGTACGCGGGCGGCTGGCGGATCATGCGGACGCTGGGGCGGAAGATCATCGAGCTGGACCCGCCCCAGGGGTTCGCCGCGGAGACGACGGGCGCGTCGATCATGTTCGGTTCGGCGTTCATCTTCCACGCGCCGATCTCCACGACGCACGTGATCACCTCGGCGATCATGGGCGTGGGGGCGACGAAGCGGGTCAACGCGGTGCGGTGGGGGGTCGCGAAGAACATCATCATGGGGTGGTTCATCACGATGCCCGCCGCCGCGGTGGTGGCCGCGGTGTCGTTCTGGATCGTGAACCTGGCGGTCCTGTAG
- a CDS encoding DUF47 domain-containing protein: MRFRLTPRETSFYDMFAASADNIVTGSKLLMELLGADASARAEIAERMRAAEHAGDDATHAIFHQLNSSFITPFDREDIYNLASSLDDIMDFMEEAVDLVVLYNVEELPKGVEQQIEVLARAAELTAEAMPNLRTMDNLTEYWIEVNRLENQADQIHRKLLAHLFNGKYEAIEVLKLKQIVDVLEEAADAFEHVANTVETIAVKES, translated from the coding sequence GTGCGCTTTCGTCTGACCCCCAGGGAGACGAGCTTCTACGACATGTTCGCCGCCTCCGCGGACAACATCGTCACGGGCTCCAAGCTCCTGATGGAACTGCTCGGGGCGGACGCATCCGCCCGGGCCGAGATCGCAGAGCGTATGCGGGCCGCCGAACACGCGGGTGACGACGCCACGCACGCGATCTTCCACCAGCTGAACTCCTCGTTCATCACGCCCTTCGACCGCGAGGACATCTACAACCTCGCCTCCTCCCTCGACGACATCATGGACTTCATGGAGGAGGCCGTCGACCTGGTCGTCCTCTACAACGTCGAGGAACTGCCCAAGGGCGTCGAGCAGCAGATCGAGGTGCTGGCGCGGGCCGCCGAGCTGACCGCCGAGGCCATGCCGAACCTGCGCACCATGGACAACCTCACCGAGTACTGGATCGAGGTCAACCGGCTGGAGAACCAGGCCGACCAGATCCACCGCAAGCTGCTCGCCCACCTCTTCAACGGCAAGTACGAGGCCATCGAGGTGCTGAAGCTGAAGCAGATCGTGGACGTGCTGGAGGAAGCGGCCGACGCGTTCGAGCACGTGGCGAACACGGTGGAGACCATCGCCGTCAAGGAGTCCTGA
- a CDS encoding metal-sensitive transcriptional regulator, with product MTTTEAGASAPSPAVDGAVNQTARQAEADGTDIVTDHDRGVHGYHKQKAEHLKRLRRIEGQIRGLQRMVDEDVYCIDILTQVSASTKALQSFALQLLEEHLRHCVADAALKGGTEIDAKVEEATKAIGRLLRT from the coding sequence ATGACGACCACCGAGGCCGGCGCGAGTGCGCCCTCCCCCGCCGTGGACGGGGCGGTGAACCAGACGGCGCGCCAGGCCGAGGCGGACGGCACGGACATCGTGACCGACCACGACCGCGGCGTGCACGGGTACCACAAGCAGAAGGCCGAGCACCTCAAACGCCTGCGCCGCATCGAGGGCCAGATCCGCGGCCTGCAGCGGATGGTCGACGAGGACGTCTACTGCATCGACATACTGACCCAGGTCTCCGCCTCCACGAAGGCCCTCCAGTCCTTCGCGCTGCAACTGCTGGAGGAGCACCTGCGCCACTGCGTCGCCGACGCCGCCCTCAAGGGCGGCACCGAGATCGACGCGAAGGTGGAAGAGGCGACGAAGGCCATCGGCAGGCTACTGCGCACGTGA
- a CDS encoding FAD-binding oxidoreductase, whose protein sequence is MHRRTFLTTTTAAALAATTTACTGKDQPPGTDSKGTATGTRTALTSAGSATPTPTPKAPATWTALAKSLDGPLIRPGDRTWTTAHQLYNTRFDTLKPTAVAYAAHPDDIRTALSYARAHRIPVAIRNGGHSYAGWSSGDGRLIIDVSTLNRVRASAGEAVVGAGAKLIDVYRALAAKGVTVPAGSCPTVGISGLTLGGGHGVVSRAYGLTCDSLTRATLITADGKEITADATGAHKDLFWALRGAGNGNFGIVTEFRFRTHPAPRAVSAYLSWPWRKAAAVVRAWQEWGPDQPDEIWSSLHLAAAPGRTPTVSVAAFSLGTYGELQNAVDRLADRVGASASHVSLKRRTYQESMEMYAGCSSFPTDARCHLPGSAPGHSPQGSLGRETYAARSDFFDRSIPPAGVKALLSRLTPVHGGAGSIAFTALGGAVNRVPPTATSFVHRRSRMLAQYLASWRPGTSGKAARSWLDSAHDAMRPYASGAAYQNYTDPALKDWRRAYYGDAAPRLARLKHQYDPDRVFTFPQAL, encoded by the coding sequence ATGCACCGGCGCACATTCCTGACCACCACCACAGCCGCCGCCCTGGCGGCAACCACAACCGCCTGCACGGGCAAGGACCAGCCCCCCGGCACCGATTCCAAAGGCACCGCAACCGGAACGCGCACCGCACTCACCTCCGCCGGCAGCGCCACCCCCACCCCCACTCCCAAGGCCCCCGCCACCTGGACCGCCCTCGCCAAGTCCCTGGACGGCCCACTGATCCGCCCCGGCGACCGCACCTGGACAACGGCCCACCAGCTCTACAACACCCGCTTCGACACCCTGAAGCCCACCGCCGTCGCCTACGCCGCCCACCCCGACGACATCCGCACCGCCCTCTCCTACGCCCGCGCCCACCGCATCCCCGTCGCGATCCGCAACGGCGGCCACTCCTACGCGGGCTGGTCCTCCGGCGACGGCCGCCTGATCATCGACGTCTCGACACTCAATCGCGTCCGCGCCTCCGCCGGCGAGGCGGTCGTCGGCGCCGGCGCCAAACTGATCGACGTCTACCGCGCCCTCGCCGCGAAGGGCGTGACCGTCCCGGCCGGCTCCTGCCCCACCGTCGGCATCTCCGGCCTCACCCTCGGCGGCGGCCACGGCGTCGTCTCCCGCGCCTACGGCCTGACCTGCGACAGCCTCACCCGGGCCACCCTGATCACCGCGGACGGCAAGGAGATCACCGCCGACGCGACAGGCGCGCACAAGGACCTCTTCTGGGCCCTGCGCGGCGCGGGCAACGGCAACTTCGGCATCGTCACGGAGTTCCGCTTCCGCACCCACCCCGCACCCCGGGCCGTGTCCGCGTACCTCTCCTGGCCCTGGCGAAAGGCTGCCGCGGTCGTCCGAGCCTGGCAGGAGTGGGGACCGGACCAGCCCGACGAGATCTGGTCCTCCCTCCACCTGGCCGCCGCCCCCGGCCGCACCCCCACCGTCTCGGTCGCCGCCTTCTCCCTCGGCACCTACGGCGAACTCCAGAACGCCGTGGACCGTCTCGCCGACCGCGTCGGCGCCTCCGCGAGCCACGTCTCCCTCAAGCGCCGTACGTACCAGGAGTCGATGGAGATGTACGCGGGCTGCTCGTCCTTCCCGACCGACGCCCGCTGCCACCTCCCGGGCTCCGCCCCCGGCCACTCGCCCCAGGGCTCGCTCGGCCGCGAGACGTACGCGGCCCGCTCGGACTTCTTCGACCGCTCAATCCCGCCGGCCGGCGTCAAGGCCCTGCTCTCCCGGCTCACCCCGGTGCACGGCGGCGCCGGCAGCATCGCGTTCACGGCGCTCGGCGGAGCGGTGAACCGCGTCCCGCCCACGGCCACCTCGTTCGTGCACCGGCGCTCCCGGATGCTGGCCCAGTACCTCGCGTCGTGGCGTCCGGGTACGAGCGGCAAGGCGGCCCGGTCCTGGCTGGATTCCGCCCATGACGCGATGCGCCCGTACGCCTCGGGGGCGGCCTACCAGAACTACACGGACCCGGCCCTGAAGGACTGGCGGCGGGCCTACTACGGAGACGCGGCCCCGCGCCTGGCGCGACTGAAGCACCAGTACGACCCGGACCGCGTCTTCACCTTCCCGCAGGCGCTGTGA
- a CDS encoding phosphatase PAP2 family protein, which produces MAGLAESGSNPDVELLYDINGLAKDAPHWFDRVMEFVGEYGLLFAIVLLVLWCWWGVRRRGGEDAAPNVAALVWAPLAAGVAVLVNVPIRGFVERPRPFKSHEGLEVLVEGKNDFSFVSDHATLCMALAVGLFVANRKFGIAAIVLALFGGFARVYMGVHYPTDVVGGFALGTAVALLLSPVAMALLTPLTRAVERSPRVGWLISARGRSGAAGRGAVIPGARKESGAETSGERDLAA; this is translated from the coding sequence ATGGCTGGACTCGCCGAATCCGGGTCGAACCCCGACGTCGAGCTGCTCTACGACATCAACGGCCTGGCCAAGGACGCGCCGCACTGGTTCGACCGGGTCATGGAGTTCGTCGGTGAGTACGGACTGCTGTTCGCGATCGTGCTGCTGGTGCTGTGGTGTTGGTGGGGTGTGCGGCGGCGGGGCGGCGAGGACGCGGCCCCGAACGTGGCGGCCCTGGTGTGGGCGCCGCTCGCGGCCGGGGTCGCGGTGCTGGTCAACGTGCCGATACGGGGTTTCGTGGAGCGGCCCCGTCCCTTCAAGTCCCATGAGGGCCTCGAAGTGCTCGTGGAGGGGAAGAACGACTTCTCGTTCGTGAGCGACCACGCCACGCTCTGCATGGCCCTGGCGGTCGGACTGTTCGTCGCCAACCGGAAGTTCGGGATCGCCGCGATCGTGCTGGCGCTGTTCGGCGGCTTCGCCCGGGTCTACATGGGTGTCCACTACCCGACCGACGTCGTGGGCGGCTTCGCCCTCGGTACGGCCGTCGCGCTGCTGCTGTCGCCGGTGGCCATGGCCCTGCTGACGCCGCTGACCCGGGCCGTCGAGCGCTCGCCCCGGGTGGGGTGGCTGATCAGCGCGCGAGGCCGGTCCGGTGCCGCCGGACGCGGTGCCGTGATCCCCGGGGCGCGCAAGGAGAGCGGCGCCGAGACCTCGGGCGAGCGGGATCTCGCCGCCTGA